The Saccharomonospora glauca K62 genome has a segment encoding these proteins:
- the edd gene encoding phosphogluconate dehydratase — protein MPLSLHPVIADVTQRIAERSAETRRTYLARVESAAAEGPARAALGCSNLAHGFAACSGPDLLAVKEARKPGIAIVSAYNDLLSAHQPFHEFPAWIKDAAREAGGVAQFAGGVPAMCDGITQGRTGMELSLFSRDVIAMATGIALSHEMFDGTLLLGVCDKIVPGLLIGALAFGHLPAMLVPAGPMTSGLPNREKARIRQLYAEGKATREDLLDAEAAAYHSPGTCTFYGTANSNQLVVEVMGLHLPGATFVHPGTPLRKALTEQAARRIVEITRGGKEYTPLARVVDERSIVNGIVALLATGGSQNHTLHLPAVAAAAGIKLTWDDFADLSAVVPLLANVYPNGSADINHFHAAGGVQVLVGTLLDAGLLHPDVETVAGPGLHRYREEPILDDGKLIWREVPTATLDDTVLRTADNPFAPEGGLRMVSGNLGRAVIKVSAVAPENRVVQAPARVFSSQADFTRAFRAGELDRDVVVVIRNQGPRAKGMPELHALIPALGVLMDRGHRVALVTDGRMSGASGKVPAAIHVTPEAAVGGPLSKVEDGDVVRLDADAGELDVLVEASTLAQRRPAEPPAPEEWWGNGRELFTALRSTVGPADLGGSVFGDPAPWAITTEKPVDVKGHA, from the coding sequence ATGCCGTTGAGCCTTCATCCCGTCATCGCCGACGTCACCCAGCGCATCGCCGAACGCAGCGCCGAGACACGACGGACCTACCTCGCTCGTGTCGAGAGCGCCGCCGCCGAAGGCCCCGCTCGCGCGGCACTGGGGTGCAGCAACCTCGCACACGGCTTCGCGGCCTGCTCGGGCCCCGATCTCCTCGCCGTCAAGGAAGCCCGCAAGCCCGGCATCGCCATCGTGTCGGCCTACAACGACCTGCTCTCGGCACACCAGCCGTTCCACGAGTTCCCCGCGTGGATCAAGGACGCCGCCAGGGAGGCGGGTGGCGTCGCCCAGTTCGCCGGAGGCGTGCCCGCGATGTGCGACGGCATCACGCAAGGCCGTACGGGCATGGAGCTGTCCCTGTTCAGCCGGGACGTCATCGCGATGGCCACCGGCATCGCGCTCTCCCACGAGATGTTCGACGGCACGCTCCTGCTCGGCGTCTGCGACAAGATCGTGCCGGGGCTGCTCATCGGCGCCCTCGCCTTCGGACACCTTCCCGCCATGCTGGTCCCCGCGGGCCCCATGACCTCGGGCCTGCCGAACAGGGAGAAGGCCCGCATCCGGCAGTTGTACGCCGAGGGCAAGGCCACTCGGGAGGACCTCCTCGACGCCGAAGCCGCCGCGTACCACTCCCCCGGCACCTGCACCTTCTACGGCACCGCCAACTCCAACCAGCTCGTGGTCGAGGTGATGGGGCTCCACCTGCCCGGAGCCACCTTCGTCCACCCCGGCACGCCACTGCGCAAGGCGCTCACCGAGCAGGCCGCCCGCCGCATCGTGGAGATCACGCGCGGCGGGAAGGAGTACACCCCGCTCGCACGCGTCGTCGACGAGCGCAGCATCGTGAACGGGATCGTCGCCCTGCTGGCCACCGGCGGCTCGCAGAACCACACCCTGCACCTGCCCGCCGTCGCCGCCGCGGCGGGGATCAAGCTGACGTGGGACGACTTCGCCGACCTGTCGGCGGTCGTGCCGTTGCTCGCGAACGTCTACCCCAACGGCAGCGCGGACATCAACCACTTCCACGCCGCGGGTGGCGTCCAGGTGCTCGTCGGAACCCTCCTCGACGCGGGTCTGCTGCACCCCGACGTCGAGACCGTCGCCGGGCCGGGACTCCACCGGTACCGCGAGGAGCCGATCCTGGACGACGGCAAGCTGATCTGGCGCGAGGTGCCCACGGCCACGCTCGACGACACCGTGCTCCGCACCGCCGACAACCCCTTCGCCCCCGAGGGCGGCCTGCGCATGGTCTCGGGCAACCTCGGACGCGCCGTCATCAAGGTGTCGGCCGTGGCGCCGGAGAACCGCGTCGTGCAGGCGCCCGCGCGCGTCTTCTCCTCGCAGGCCGACTTCACCCGAGCGTTCCGGGCCGGGGAACTCGACCGCGACGTCGTCGTGGTGATACGCAACCAGGGGCCTCGCGCAAAGGGAATGCCGGAGCTCCACGCGCTGATCCCCGCGCTCGGCGTGCTCATGGACCGCGGTCACCGCGTCGCCCTCGTCACCGACGGCCGCATGTCCGGCGCCTCGGGCAAGGTCCCGGCCGCCATCCACGTGACGCCGGAAGCCGCCGTCGGCGGTCCTCTGTCCAAGGTGGAGGACGGCGACGTCGTGCGCCTCGACGCCGACGCCGGGGAACTGGACGTGCTCGTGGAGGCGAGCACACTGGCACAGCGCCGACCCGCCGAGCCTCCGGCTCCGGAGGAGTGGTGGGGCAACGGACGCGAGCTCTTCACCGCCCTGCGCAGTACCGTGGGACCCGCCGACCTCGGCGGTAGCGTCTTCGGCGACCCCGCCCCCTGGGCCATCACCACCGAGAAGCCGGTCGACGTGAAAGGACACGCATGA
- a CDS encoding regulatory protein RecX: MHNLPPEEAWRKAKEFCFDLLAARPRTKDELRQALRRKGFADDIGERLLGKLDDAGLVDDAAFAEMWVRSRHTHRGLARKALVAELKRKGVDPEVAAEAAGAIDSDAEEQRARELVRKKLRTMAGLDEQKATRRLLGMLARKGYPQGLSYRVVREELREVGAEPTFLDDVDP, encoded by the coding sequence ATGCACAACCTGCCGCCCGAGGAGGCGTGGCGCAAGGCCAAGGAGTTCTGCTTCGACCTCCTGGCCGCGCGGCCGCGTACCAAGGACGAGCTGCGTCAGGCGTTGCGCCGGAAGGGCTTCGCCGACGACATCGGCGAGAGGTTGCTCGGCAAGCTCGACGATGCGGGGCTGGTGGACGATGCCGCGTTCGCCGAGATGTGGGTGCGCTCGCGGCACACTCACCGGGGTCTCGCGCGCAAGGCGTTGGTCGCCGAGTTGAAGCGCAAAGGGGTCGACCCGGAGGTCGCGGCCGAGGCCGCCGGGGCGATCGACTCCGATGCCGAGGAACAGCGGGCTCGGGAACTGGTGCGCAAGAAATTGCGGACCATGGCCGGCCTCGACGAGCAGAAGGCCACGCGTCGGCTGCTCGGTATGTTGGCTCGTAAGGGATACCCGCAGGGCCTGTCATACCGGGTCGTCCGCGAGGAACTCCGCGAAGTGGGAGCGGAACCGACCTTCCTCGATGACGTGGACCCCTGA
- the recA gene encoding recombinase RecA, with protein sequence MPAAPDKGKALDLALAQIDKQFGKGSVMRLGENTRPPVEVIPTGAIALDIALGIGGLPRGRIVEIYGPESSGKTTVALHAVANAQKAGGIAAFIDAEHALDPEYAKALGVDTDALLVSQPDTGEQALEIADMLIRSGALDILVIDSVAALVPRAEIEGEMGDSHVGLQARLMSQALRKITGALHNSGTTAIFINQLREKVGVMFGSPETTTGGKALKFYASVRLDVRRIETLKDGGEPVGNRTRVKVVKNKVAPPFKQAEFDILYGIGVSREGSLIDMGVDQGIVRKSGAWYTYEGDQLGQGKENARRFLRENPDVANEIEKKIKEKLGIGAEEGEDSAPAPVDF encoded by the coding sequence ATGCCAGCAGCACCGGACAAGGGCAAAGCGCTCGATTTGGCCCTTGCCCAGATCGACAAGCAGTTCGGCAAGGGATCGGTGATGCGCCTCGGTGAGAACACCAGGCCGCCGGTCGAGGTCATCCCGACGGGAGCCATCGCGCTGGACATCGCGCTGGGTATCGGGGGCCTGCCACGAGGCCGCATCGTGGAGATCTACGGCCCGGAGTCGTCGGGTAAGACGACGGTCGCGCTGCACGCCGTGGCCAACGCGCAGAAGGCGGGAGGTATCGCGGCCTTCATCGACGCCGAGCACGCGCTCGACCCCGAGTACGCCAAGGCGCTGGGGGTCGACACCGACGCCCTGCTGGTGTCCCAGCCCGACACCGGTGAGCAGGCGCTGGAGATCGCCGACATGCTGATCCGCTCGGGCGCGCTCGACATCCTGGTCATCGACTCCGTGGCCGCTCTCGTGCCCAGGGCCGAGATCGAGGGTGAGATGGGCGACTCCCACGTGGGTCTTCAGGCACGCCTGATGAGCCAGGCGCTGCGGAAGATCACCGGTGCCCTCCACAACTCGGGCACCACGGCGATCTTCATCAACCAGCTCCGCGAGAAGGTCGGCGTCATGTTCGGCAGCCCCGAGACCACCACCGGTGGTAAGGCGCTGAAGTTCTACGCCTCCGTCCGCCTCGACGTGCGCCGGATCGAGACGTTGAAGGACGGCGGTGAGCCGGTCGGTAACCGCACCAGGGTCAAGGTCGTCAAGAACAAGGTCGCGCCGCCGTTCAAGCAGGCCGAGTTCGACATCCTGTACGGAATCGGTGTCTCGCGTGAGGGTTCCTTGATCGACATGGGTGTCGACCAGGGCATCGTCCGTAAGTCGGGCGCCTGGTACACCTACGAGGGCGACCAGCTCGGTCAGGGCAAGGAGAACGCCCGGCGGTTCCTGCGCGAGAACCCGGACGTCGCCAACGAGATCGAGAAGAAGATCAAGGAAAAGCTCGGCATCGGGGCCGAGGAGGGTGAGGACAGCGCTCCCGCTCCGGTCGACTTCTGA
- a CDS encoding Hsp70 family protein, with amino-acid sequence MGILSVDLGTSNTVAVLSAHGRPPRVIDVDGSATMPSAVFAEEEGGLVVGRDAERRARLDPTRFEPNPKRRVDEQTLLLGTDVVPVNEALAAVLRRVLDETVRQLGGEPPEEVRLTHPAQWGPVRRNVLLSAARLAGMGNAITLVPEPVAAAAHFASFPGKGLAPGQTLAVYDLGAGTFDVAVLGATQNGFTVLAEDGLPDLGGLDVDQALLVHVGREVSHSDPQRWQRLLRPESTADRRARRALQEDVKAAKEALSRLPQTEVPMPEPFSDVLVTRAELEALVRPMMLRSVELLARTVRSAGLTPDQLAGIYLVGGSSRLPLVGSLLAEKLGVVPSSLDQPETAVAFGAHHVGPDGLSMRTQQVDGDVVGAQSAPATVAPAPTPNLTGPYSPPAGAVPAQPAPQQQYPATYPTTGPQPTSGTPLGSTGTAPANFPSVPKTGGTKKRTGLIAAVAVGAVAVLGGVATWLFWPSSSAETYAASECGQPGTPDEQGFTGCMRQLAGTVPRDNNCAPGTGTGPAAAANEEELGVTVTCSAPGLPGAQITYLHSASEGAIEQYLDGLLTRTGGGEQVQAEWQGNGLSGRYAASAGRNSSVVVFTVDDRPLAGFVYQVNLTGEGETTSANAMADYFENTVQPGE; translated from the coding sequence GTGGGGATTCTGTCCGTCGATCTCGGTACGTCGAACACCGTGGCCGTCCTCTCCGCACACGGGCGACCACCCAGGGTCATCGACGTCGACGGCTCGGCCACGATGCCTTCGGCCGTGTTCGCCGAGGAAGAGGGTGGCCTCGTGGTCGGCAGGGACGCCGAACGTCGCGCGCGGCTCGATCCCACCCGTTTCGAGCCGAACCCCAAGCGCAGGGTGGACGAGCAGACCCTCCTGCTCGGCACCGACGTGGTGCCCGTGAACGAGGCGCTCGCCGCCGTGCTGCGCCGTGTGCTGGACGAGACCGTGCGGCAGCTCGGGGGTGAGCCGCCCGAGGAGGTGCGCCTGACCCACCCCGCCCAGTGGGGCCCCGTGCGGCGCAACGTCCTGTTGTCCGCGGCTCGACTCGCCGGCATGGGCAACGCGATCACGCTGGTGCCCGAGCCCGTCGCCGCGGCGGCGCACTTCGCGTCCTTCCCCGGCAAGGGACTCGCGCCGGGGCAGACGCTCGCCGTCTACGACTTGGGCGCGGGCACGTTCGACGTCGCGGTGCTCGGAGCCACCCAGAACGGCTTCACGGTACTGGCCGAGGACGGTCTTCCCGACCTCGGTGGCCTGGACGTCGACCAGGCCCTGCTCGTGCACGTCGGTCGCGAGGTCTCCCACAGCGACCCGCAGCGGTGGCAGCGTCTCCTGCGTCCGGAGTCGACCGCCGACCGCCGGGCCCGCAGGGCCTTGCAGGAGGACGTGAAGGCCGCGAAGGAGGCGCTCTCCCGGCTCCCGCAGACCGAGGTGCCCATGCCCGAGCCGTTCTCGGACGTGCTGGTGACCAGGGCGGAGCTGGAAGCGCTGGTGCGGCCCATGATGCTGCGCAGCGTCGAGTTGCTCGCGCGCACGGTGCGCTCGGCGGGACTGACCCCCGACCAGCTCGCCGGGATCTACCTCGTCGGGGGGTCGAGCAGGTTGCCGCTCGTGGGCAGCTTGTTGGCCGAGAAGCTCGGCGTGGTGCCGTCGAGTCTCGACCAGCCCGAGACGGCCGTGGCGTTCGGCGCGCACCACGTGGGCCCCGACGGCCTCAGCATGCGGACGCAGCAGGTCGACGGCGACGTGGTGGGGGCACAGTCGGCCCCCGCGACGGTCGCGCCCGCCCCGACGCCGAACCTGACGGGTCCCTACTCGCCTCCCGCCGGGGCGGTGCCGGCCCAGCCCGCACCGCAGCAGCAGTACCCCGCGACCTATCCGACCACCGGGCCGCAGCCGACCTCGGGGACGCCTCTCGGCTCCACGGGGACCGCGCCCGCCAACTTCCCCTCGGTGCCGAAGACCGGCGGCACGAAGAAGCGCACCGGGCTGATCGCGGCCGTGGCCGTCGGTGCCGTGGCCGTGCTCGGGGGCGTGGCGACGTGGCTGTTCTGGCCGTCCTCCTCGGCCGAGACGTACGCGGCGTCGGAATGCGGACAGCCGGGGACACCCGACGAGCAGGGGTTCACCGGGTGCATGCGCCAGCTCGCGGGCACCGTGCCTCGGGACAACAACTGCGCGCCGGGCACCGGTACGGGCCCCGCGGCCGCGGCGAACGAGGAGGAACTCGGCGTCACGGTGACCTGCTCGGCTCCCGGCCTGCCCGGAGCGCAGATCACCTACCTGCATTCCGCGTCGGAAGGCGCCATCGAGCAGTACCTCGACGGACTACTGACCCGCACGGGTGGGGGCGAGCAGGTGCAGGCGGAGTGGCAGGGCAACGGACTGTCCGGCCGCTACGCGGCCTCGGCGGGACGCAACTCGTCGGTGGTGGTGTTCACCGTGGACGATCGCCCGCTCGCCGGGTTCGTCTACCAGGTCAATCTCACGGGAGAGGGCGAGACCACCTCGGCGAACGCGATGGCGGACTACTTCGAGAACACCGTGCAACCGGGCGAGTGA
- a CDS encoding lipase maturation factor family protein, which translates to MSWDWFTSDEYWISRLVFQKMLAALYLVAFLSAVNQFRPLLGERGLLPVPEFLARVNFRRAPSLFHLHYSDRFFAAVAVTGVVVSAALVAGVADLLPVWGCLLLWAVPWVLYLSIVNVGQTWYAFGWESLLLETGFLAIFLGPAHTGVPTLVLWLLLWLLFRLEFGAGLIKMRGDRCWRELTCLYYHHETQPLPGPLSWYFHHLPRWMHRVEAAANHVAQLVVPFVLFAPQPAASVAAGVVIVTQGWLVLSGNFSWLNALTITLAVPALDGELLGVSPPEELATPPVWYGALVIAVTAGVAVLSYWPVKNLLGKGQLMNYSFNQFHLVNTYGAFGSVTRDRYEVIIEGTDEETIGPETVWREYEFKGKPGDPYRRPRQVAPYHLRLDWLLWFLSLSSRYGGRWLPALVRKLLDGDPQIRRLLRHDPFDGKPPTHLRARLFHYRFTTPAERAETGAWWVREPVGTVVRTCRLNADGTPVPV; encoded by the coding sequence ATGTCGTGGGACTGGTTCACCTCCGACGAGTACTGGATTTCGCGGCTGGTCTTCCAGAAGATGCTGGCCGCGCTGTACCTGGTGGCGTTCCTCAGCGCCGTGAACCAGTTCCGCCCGCTGCTCGGCGAGCGGGGGCTGCTGCCCGTTCCGGAATTCCTGGCACGCGTGAACTTCCGCCGCGCGCCGAGCCTGTTCCACCTGCACTACTCCGACCGGTTCTTCGCCGCGGTGGCGGTGACCGGCGTCGTCGTGTCGGCCGCGTTGGTGGCCGGGGTGGCGGACCTGCTGCCCGTATGGGGATGTCTGCTGCTGTGGGCAGTGCCGTGGGTGCTGTACTTGTCGATCGTCAACGTCGGACAGACCTGGTACGCGTTCGGCTGGGAATCGTTACTGCTGGAGACGGGTTTCCTGGCGATCTTCCTCGGGCCGGCGCACACGGGTGTGCCCACGCTGGTGCTCTGGCTGCTGCTGTGGTTGCTGTTCCGACTGGAATTCGGCGCCGGGCTGATCAAGATGCGGGGCGATCGGTGCTGGCGTGAGCTGACCTGCCTGTACTACCACCACGAGACCCAGCCGCTGCCCGGCCCGTTGAGTTGGTACTTCCACCATCTGCCGCGGTGGATGCACCGCGTGGAGGCGGCGGCCAACCACGTGGCACAGCTCGTGGTTCCGTTCGTGCTCTTCGCGCCCCAACCCGCGGCGAGTGTCGCGGCGGGCGTCGTGATCGTCACCCAGGGCTGGCTGGTGCTCAGCGGCAACTTCTCCTGGCTGAATGCTCTCACCATCACGCTCGCCGTCCCCGCTCTCGACGGCGAGCTGCTGGGCGTGTCGCCTCCGGAGGAGCTCGCCACGCCGCCGGTGTGGTACGGAGCCCTCGTGATCGCCGTGACGGCCGGGGTCGCGGTGTTGAGCTACTGGCCCGTGAAGAACCTGCTCGGCAAGGGCCAGTTGATGAACTACAGCTTCAACCAGTTCCACCTCGTCAACACCTACGGCGCCTTCGGCAGCGTCACCCGCGACCGGTACGAGGTGATCATCGAGGGTACCGACGAGGAGACCATCGGCCCGGAAACCGTGTGGCGCGAATACGAGTTCAAGGGCAAACCGGGCGATCCGTACCGACGTCCGCGGCAGGTCGCGCCGTACCACCTACGGCTGGACTGGCTGCTGTGGTTCCTCTCGCTGTCGTCGCGATACGGGGGCCGCTGGCTTCCCGCCCTGGTCCGGAAGCTGCTCGACGGCGACCCGCAGATCCGCCGTCTGCTCCGTCACGATCCCTTCGACGGGAAGCCACCCACGCATCTCCGGGCCCGGCTGTTCCACTACCGCTTCACGACCCCGGCCGAACGAGCCGAGACCGGCGCGTGGTGGGTCAGGGAGCCCGTGGGCACGGTGGTCCGCACCTGCCGCCTCAATGCCGACGGCACTCCCGTTCCCGTGTGA
- the eda gene encoding bifunctional 4-hydroxy-2-oxoglutarate aldolase/2-dehydro-3-deoxy-phosphogluconate aldolase — MNADTLLTLSPVLPVVVLPDADQAVPVARALHAGGVRVVEMTLRTDAALEAIRRVTAEVPEVVVGAGTVITPEQARAAADAGAAFLVTPGTTDALLDAVVATGLPVLPGASTVSEAMRLAERGFDRLKFFPAEASGGVAALSAIAGPLPHLRFCPTGGITAESAPRYLALPNVGCVGGSWLTPKDALAARDYARIETLAKEATALGTEAGTATT, encoded by the coding sequence ATGAACGCCGACACCCTGCTGACCCTTTCCCCCGTCCTGCCCGTGGTGGTGTTGCCCGACGCGGACCAGGCCGTCCCCGTGGCCAGAGCCTTGCACGCGGGCGGTGTCCGCGTGGTGGAGATGACCCTGCGCACCGATGCCGCGCTGGAGGCCATCCGCCGAGTGACCGCCGAGGTTCCCGAGGTGGTGGTCGGCGCCGGCACCGTGATCACCCCGGAACAGGCACGGGCGGCGGCGGACGCGGGCGCGGCGTTCCTCGTGACTCCCGGCACCACCGACGCCCTGCTCGACGCCGTGGTCGCCACCGGACTTCCGGTGCTGCCCGGCGCCTCCACCGTCTCCGAGGCCATGCGGTTGGCCGAGCGCGGCTTCGACCGACTGAAGTTCTTCCCCGCCGAGGCCAGCGGTGGCGTCGCGGCCCTGTCGGCCATCGCAGGGCCCTTGCCGCACTTGCGGTTCTGCCCCACCGGAGGCATCACCGCCGAGAGCGCTCCGCGCTACCTGGCGCTTCCCAACGTGGGATGCGTCGGGGGTTCCTGGCTGACGCCGAAGGACGCGCTCGCGGCGCGGGACTACGCGCGCATTGAGACACTGGCCAAGGAGGCCACCGCTCTCGGAACGGAGGCCGGGACGGCGACGACGTAG
- a CDS encoding DUF3046 domain-containing protein, translated as MRITVFRRLMAEEFGQVRAATLASDHVLSGLGGRTVDQALDDGVPAKEIWRAVCAEFDIPVERR; from the coding sequence ATGCGAATTACGGTGTTCCGGCGACTCATGGCCGAGGAGTTCGGCCAGGTGCGTGCGGCGACGCTGGCCTCCGACCACGTGCTCAGCGGACTCGGGGGCCGGACCGTCGACCAGGCTCTCGACGACGGCGTTCCGGCCAAGGAGATCTGGCGGGCGGTGTGCGCGGAGTTCGACATCCCCGTCGAACGACGGTAG